The Eurosta solidaginis isolate ZX-2024a chromosome 4, ASM4086904v1, whole genome shotgun sequence genome includes a window with the following:
- the LOC137247960 gene encoding uncharacterized protein: MCERNALDSVFNKIIESSNNDLTRKRKNDSVTENTMSKTTKNNYYAILDEYLEECNEAFIKFQQYVQTNKLSNDSEETRAHAINNNYNPSTSAAAAEAAAASVTNKQEPKANTNVKNKSNSKNIPPINTFDVESKQIIELIKDGLKITQFKIKEYNQNKIAIYLTNLDDYKRVRGCFEKAKVKYYSYTPKCLKTKTYLLKGLNGNIKCEEILNELQHYQNENLTILKGCTLTLS; the protein is encoded by the exons ATGTGCGAGCGCAATGCGCTTGACTCTGTGTTTAATAAAATTATAGAATCATCAAATAATGACTtgacaagaaaaagaaaaaatgacaGCGTGACAGAAAACACGATGTCAAAAACCACCAAAAACAATTACTACGCAATACTAGATGAATATCTAGAAGAGTGTAATGAAGCATTTATAAAAttccaacaatatgtgcaaaccAACAAGCTAAGTAACGATAGCGAAGAAACACGAGCTCATGCTataaacaacaactacaacccaTCAACAAGCGCAGCAGCAGCCGAAGCAGCAGCTGCAAGTGTAACAAATAAACAAGAACCAAAAGCAAATACAAATgtgaaaaacaaaagcaacagcaAAAACATTCCTCCAATTAATACATTCGATGTAGAATCTAAACAAATAATAGAATTGATTAAAGATGGTTTGAAGATaactcaatttaaaataaaagaatataaccAAAATAAAATAGCGATTTATTTAACAAATCTCGACGACTATAAAAGAGTCCGCGGATGTTTTGAAAAAGCCAAGGTAAAATACTATTCGTATACACCTAAATGCTTAAAAACTAAAACTTATCTGTTGAAAGGCCTGAACGGCAATATCAAATGCGAAGAAATCTTAAATGAGCTTCAACACTATCAAAATGAAAATCTCACCATACTTAAA ggatgcaccttaacgttaagctaa